From a single Populus trichocarpa isolate Nisqually-1 chromosome 17, P.trichocarpa_v4.1, whole genome shotgun sequence genomic region:
- the LOC18106436 gene encoding UDP-glycosyltransferase 88A1: protein MEEALVLYPSPPIGHLVSMVELGKLLLTRRPSLSIHILIAASPYVAGKADKYMATVSANVPSIDFHHLPIVTPVSTNITHHEELTLEVLRLSKPHVHEELLNISKRYKIHGLVMDFFCTSGLSVATELDIPSYFFLTSGACFLAFFLYLPTLHQKTSKSFKDMKDHYLDIPGLPPLLASDLPNPFLDRDNQAYQHFLDFATQFPQASGIMINTFELLESRVVKAISDGLCVPNNRTPPISCIGPLIVADDKRGGSGKSSPEDVHECLSWLDSQPSQSVVFLCFGSLGLFTKEQLWEIATGLENSGQRFLWVVRNPPSHNLKVAIKEQGDPDLDSLLPEGFLERTKERGYVVKSWAPQVAIVNHSSVGGFVTHCGWNSTLEAVYAGLPMVAWPLYAEQRLNRVVLVEEMKLALSMNESEDGFVSADEVEKKVRGLMESKEGKMIRERALAMKNEAKAALSEGGSSHVALSKLLESWKHEK, encoded by the coding sequence ATGGAGGAAGCGCTAGTTCTGTACCCTTCACCACCTATTGGCCACTTGGTTTCTATGGTGGAGCTAGGAAAACTTTTACTCACTCGTAGACCATCTCTCTCCATTCATATTCTCATTGCTGCATCACCCTATGTTGCAGGCAAGGCTGATAAATACATGGCTACTGTTTCCGCCAATGTTCCTTCCATCGATTTCCATCATCTCCCCATTGTTACACCAGTTTCCACCAATATAACCCACCATGAAGAACTCACTTTGGAGGTCCTTCGCCTTAGCAAACCACATGTTCATGAAGAGCTCCTCAACATATCCAAAAGGTATAAAATTCATGGCCTTGTTATGGACTTCTTTTGCACCTCGGGTCTATCTGTGGCCACTGAACTTGACATCCCTAGTTACTTTTTCCTCACTTCTGGTGCTTGTTTTCTCGCCTTTTTCCTTTACCTCCCTACCCTTCACCAAAAAACCTCCAAAAGTTTCAAAGATATGAAAGATCACTACCTTGATATTCCTGGCTTGCCACCACTTCTTGCTAGTGATTTGCCAAACCCTTTTCTTGACCGGGACAATCAGGCTTATCAACACTTTCTTGATTTTGCCACTCAGTTCCCTCAAGCATCAGGAATTATGATCAACACATTTGAATTGCTGGAGTCCAGGGTTGTTAAGGCGATATCAGATGGGCTCTGTGTGCCTAATAATCGCACACCGCCAATTTCTTGCATTGGTCCATTGATTGTAGCTGATGACAAAAGAGGTGGTAGCGGCAAGAGTAGCCCCGAAGATGTGCACGAGTGTTTATCTTGGCTTGATTCCCAACCAAGCCAAAGTgttgtgtttctttgttttggtagCTTGGGGCTATTCACCAAGGAACAGTTATGGGAAATAGCTACTGGGTTGGAAAACAGTGGTCAGCGGTTCTTGTGGGTGGTTCGGAACCCACCTTCTCATAATCTAAAGGTAGCCATCAAAGAACAGGGAGACCCTGATTTGGATTCTTTGCTGCCTGAAGGTTTCTTGGAACGAACTAAGGAGAGGGGATATGTGGTGAAGTCATGGGCACCACAAGTGGCAATTGTGAATCACAGTTCAGTAGGTGGATTTGTGACTCATTGTGGGTGGAATTCTACACTTGAAGCAGTCTATGCTGGTTTACCAATGGTGGCTTGGCCATTGTATGCAGAGCAAAGGCTGAATAGGGTAGTGTTAGTGGAGGAAATGAAGCTTGCTTTGTCAATGAACGAGTCTGAAGATGGATTTGTGAGTGCTGATGAGGTGGAGAAGAAGGTTAGAGGATTAATGGAGTCCAAGGAAGGTAAAATGATTAGGGAAAGAGCTCTTGCTATGAAGAATGAAGCCAAGGCTGCACTAAGTGAAGGTGGTTCTTCTCATGTTGCTTTGTCCAAGCTTCTTGAGTCATGGAAGCATGAAAAATGA